One Symphalangus syndactylus isolate Jambi chromosome 20, NHGRI_mSymSyn1-v2.1_pri, whole genome shotgun sequence DNA segment encodes these proteins:
- the CHD3 gene encoding chromodomain-helicase-DNA-binding protein 3 isoform X8, which translates to MASPLRDEEEEEEEMVVSEEEEEEEEEGDEEEEEVEAADEDDEEDDDEGVLGRGPGHDRGRDRHSPPSCHLFPPPPPPPPPLPPPPPPPPPDKDDIRLLPSALGVKKRKRGPKKQKENKPGKPRKRKKRDSEEEFGSERDDYREKSESGGSEYGTGPGRKRRRKHREKKEKKTKRRKKGEGDGGQKQVEQKSSATLLLTWGLEDVEHVFSEEDYHTLTNYKAFSQFMRPLIAKKNPKIPMSKMMTILGAKWREFSANNPFKGSAAAVAAAAAAAAAAVAEQVSAAVSSATPIAPSGPPALPPPPAADIQPPPIRRAKTKEGKGPGHKRRSKSPRVPDGRKKLRGKKMAPLKIKLGLLGGKRKKGGSYVFQSDEGPEPEAEESDLDSGSVHSASGRPDGPVRTKKLKRGRPGRKKKKVLGCPAVAGEEEVDGYETDHQDYCEVCQQGGEIILCDTCPRAYHLVCLDPELDRAPEGKWSCPHCEKEGVQWEAKEEEEEYEEEGEEEGEKEEEDDHMEYCRVCKDGGELLCCDACISSYHIHCLNPPLPDIPNGEWLCPRCTCPVLKGRVQKILHWRWGEPPVAVPAPQQADGNPDVPPPRPLQGRSEREFFVKWVGLSYWHCSWAKELQLEIFHLVMYRNYQRKNDMDEPPPLDYGSGEDDGKSDKRKVKDPHYAEMEEKYYRFGIKPEWMTVHRIINHSVDKKGNYHYLVKWRDLPYDQSTWEEDEMNIPEYEEHKQSYWRHRELIMGEDPAQPRKYKKKKKELQGDGPPSSPTNDPTVKYETQPRFITATGGTLHMYQLEGLNWLRFSWAQGTDTILADEMGLGKTIQTIVFLYSLYKEGHTKGPFLVSAPLSTIINWEREFQMWAPKFYVVTYTGDKDSRAIIRENEFSFEDNAIKGGKKAFKMKREAQVKFHVLLTSYELITIDQAALGSIRWACLVVDEAHRLKNNQSKFFRVLNGYKIDHKLLLTGTPLQNNLEELFHLLNFLTPERFNNLEGFLEEFADISKEDQIKKLHDLLGPHMLRRLKADVFKNMPAKTELIVRVELSPMQKKYYKYILTRNFEALNSRGGGNQVSLLNIMMDLKKCCNHPYLFPVAAMESPKLPSGAYEGGALIKSSGKLMLLQKMLRKLKEQGHRVLIFSQMTKMLDLLEDFLDYEGYKYERIDGGITGALRQEAIDRFNAPGAQQFCFLLSTRAGGLGINLATADTVIIFDSDWNPHNDIQAFSRAHRIGQANKVMIYRFVTRASVEERITQVAKRKMMLTHLVVRPGLGSKAGSMSKQELDDILKFGTEELFKDENEGENKEEDSSVIHYDNEAIARLLDRNQDATEDTDVQNMNEYLSSFKVAQYVVREEDKIEEIEREIIKQEENVDPDYWEKLLRHHYEQQQEDLARNLGKGKRVRKQVNYNDAAQEDQDNQSEYSVGSEEEDEDFDERPEGRRQSKRQLRNEKDKPLPPLLARVGGNIEVLGFNTRQRKAFLNAVMRWGMPPQDAFTTQWLVRDLRGKTEKEFKAYVSLFMRHLCEPGADGSETFADGVPREGLSRQQVLTRIGVMSLVKKKVQEFEHINGRWSMPELMPDPSADSKRSSRASSPTKTSPTTPEASATNSPCTSKPATPAPSEKGEGIRTPLEKEEAENQEEKPEKNSRIGEKMETEADAPSPALSLGERLEPRKIPLEDEVPGVPGEMEPEPGYRGDREKSATESTPGERGEEKPLDGQEHRERPEGETGDLGKREDVKGDRELRPGPRDEPRSNGRREEKTEKPRFMFNIADGGFTELHTLWQNEERAAISSGKLNEIWHRRHDYWLLAGIVLHGYARWQDIQNDAQFAIINEPFKTEANKGNFLEMKNKFLARRFKLLEQALVIEEQLRRAAYLNLSQEPAHPAMALHARFAEAECLAESHQHLSKESLAGNKPANAVLHKGLPPGSLRYTSGVRGGLQRRTRRGPGRRRRQLQPDACRVLHHSRHQRPSSAGEEGEGNGGGIGVRWAGSEGAPSRGGDLYRRLTGSQACPSPRPRPRGRPPAQALGPAASPPPSPPLGPSLG; encoded by the exons ATGGCTTCCCCTCTGagggacgaggaggaggaggaggaggagatggtggtgtcggaggaggaagaagaggaggaagaagagggcgacgaggaggaggaggaggtggaggcggCCGACGAGGACGATGAGGAGGACGACGACGAGGGAGTACTCGGGCGCGGGCCGGGCCACGACCGGGGCCGCGACCGCCACAGCCCCCCCAGCTGCCACCTcttcccgccgccgccgccgccgccgccaccgctgcccccgccgccgccgcccccgccgccaG ATAAGGATGACATTCGGCTGCTGCCTTCAGCATTGGGTGTGAAGAAGAGAAAACGAGGACCCAAGAAGCAGAAGGAGAACAAGCCAGGAAAACCCCGAAAACGCAAGAAGCGT gacAGTGAGGAGGAATTTGGTTCTGAGCGAGATGACTACCGGGAGAAGTCAGAGAGTGGGGGCAGTGAATATGGAACCGGACCGGGTCGGAAACGAAGAAGGAAGCACcgagaaaaaaaggagaagaagacaaAGCGGCGGAAAAAGGGGGAGGGAGATGGGGGGCAAAAG CAAGTGGAACAGAAGTCATCAGCAACTCTGCTTCTGACCTGGGGCCTGGAGGATGTGGAGCATGTGTTCTCTGAGGAGGATTACCACACACTCACCAACTACAAAGCCTTCAGCCAATTCATGAG GCCCCTAATTGCTAAGAAGAATCCTAAGATCCCAATGTCTAAGATGATGACCATCCTTGGGGCCAAATGGAGAGAGTTCAGCGCCAACAACCCCTTCAAGGGGTCAGCAGCTGCTgtggcggcggcagcggcagcagcagcagcagctgtagCTGAGCAGGTGTCAGCTGCTGTCTCATCGGCCACCCCCATAGCACCCTCCGGACCCCCCGCCCTTCCACCACCCCCTGCTGCTGATATCCAGCCCCCACCCATCCGAAGAGCCAAAACCAAAGAGGGCAAAG GTCCAGGCCATAAGAGGCGGAGTAAGAGCCCCCGAGTGCCTGATGGACGCAAGAAGCTTCGGGGAAAGAAAATGGCACCACTCAAAATAAAACTAGGGCTGCTGGGtggcaagaggaagaaaggaggctCG TATGTTTTTCAGAGCGACGAAGGTCCTGAACCAGAGGCTGAGGAGTCAGACCTGGACAGTGGCAGTGTCCACAGTGCCTCAGGCCGGCCTGATGGCCCTGTCCGCACCAAGAAACTAAAGAGAGGCCGgccaggaaggaagaagaagaagg TCCTGGGCTGTCCTGCAGTGGCCGGGGAGGAGGAGGTTGATGGCTACGAGACGGATCACCAGGATTACTGTGAGGTGTGCCAGCAGGGTGGGGAAATTATTCTGTGTGACACCTGCCCTCGTGCCTACCACCTCGTCTGCCTTGATCCTGAACTTGACCGGGCTCCAGAGGGCAAATGGAGCTGCCCTCACTGT GAGAAGGAGGGGGTCcagtgggaggccaaggaggaagaagaagaatacgaagaggagggagaggaagaaggggagaaggaggaggaggatgatcaCATGGAATACTGCCGCGTATGCAAGGACGGCGGGGAGCTCCTGTGCTGTGACGCGTGCATCTCCTCCTACCACATTCATTGTCTAAACCCTCCCCTGCCTGACATTCCCAATGGTGAATGGCTGTGTCCCCGATGCACA TGCCCCGTGCTGAAGGGTCGAGTGCAGAAGATCCTACATTGGCGGTGGGGGGAGCCACCTGTAGCAGTGCCAGCCCCTCAACAGGCAGATGGAAATCCAGATGTCCCACCCCCCCGTCCTCTTCAAGGCAGATCGGAGCGAGAGTTCTTTGTCAAGTGGGTAGGACTATCCTACTGGCACTGCTCCTGGGCCAAGGAGCTTCAG CTGGAAATCTTCCATTTGGTTATGTATCGAAACTATCAGCGGAAGAATGACATGGATGAGCCCCCACCCCTGGACTATGGCTCCGGCGAGGATGATGGGAAGAGTGACAAGCGTAAAGTGAAAGACCCACACTATGCCGAGATGGAGGAGAAGTACTATCGTTTTGGCATCAAGCCAGAGTGGATGACCGTCCACCGTATCATCAACCACAG TGTGGATAAAAAGGGGAATTACCACTATCTAGTAAAATGGAGGGACTTACCATATGACCAGTCCACGTGggaggaagatgaaatgaatatcCCTGAATATGAAGAACATAAGCAAAGCTACTGGAGACACCG AGAACTAATTATGGGGGAAGACCCTGCCCAGCCCCGCAagtataagaagaagaagaaggagctaCAGGGCGATGGGCCTCCCAGTTCTCCCACTAATGAT CCTACTGTGAAATATGAGACTCAGCCACGGTTTATCACAGCAACTGGAGGCACTCTGCACATGTATCAGCTGGAAGGGCTGAACTGGCTACGCTTCTCCTGGGCCCAGGGCACTGACACCATTCTAGCTGATGAGATGGGGCTGGGCAAGACCATACAAACCATCGTCTTCCTCTACTCACTCTACAAGGAG GGCCACACAAAAGGTCCCTTCCTGGTGAGTGCCCCACTTTCTACCATCATTAACTGGGAGCGGGAGTTCCAGATGTGGGCACCCAAATTCTATGTGGTGACATACACGGGTGACAAGGACAGCCGGGCCATCATTCGTGAGAATGAATTCTCCTTTGAGGACAACGCCATCAAAGGGGGCAAGAAAGCTTTTAAGATGAAG AGGGAGGCACAGGTGAAGTTCCATGTTCTCCTGACATCATATGAGCTGATCACCATTGATCAGGCAGCACTTGGTTCCATCCGCTGGGCCTGTCTTGTGGTAGATGAGGCCCATCGACTCAAGAACAACCAGTCCAAG TTTTTCAGGGTTCTCAATGGTTACAAGATAGATCATAAGTTGCTGCTGACAGGAACCCCATTGCAGAATAATCTGGAGGAGCTCTTCCATCTCCTGAACTTCCTCACCCCAGAGAGATTTAA CAActtggagggcttcctggaggagtttGCTGACATATCCAAAGAGGACCAGATCAAGAAACTGCATGATTTGCTGGGGCCACACATGCTACGGAGACTCAAGGCAGATGTCTTTAAGAACATGCCAGCCAAGACAGAGCTCATCGTTCGGGTGGAGCTAAGCCCCATGCAGAA GAAATACTACAAATACATCCTGACTCGAAATTTTGAGGCCTTGAATTCACGAGGTGGCGGGAACCAGGTGTCGCTGCTTAATATCATGATGGATCTTAAGAAGTGCTGCAACCATCCATACCTTTTTCCCGTGGCTGCTATG GAGTCCCCCAAACTCCCCAGTGGGGCTTATGAGGGTGGGGCACTTATTAAGTCGTCTGGGAAGCTCATGCTGCTCCAGAAGATGCTGCGAAAGCTGAAGGAGCAAGGACACCGAGTGCTTATCTTCTCGCAG ATGACCAAAATGTTAGACTTGCTTGAGGACTTCTTAGACTATGAAGGCTACAAGTATGAGCGCATCGATGGTGGTATCACGGGTGCCCTGAGGCAGGAGGCCATCGATCGGTTTAATG CTCCTGGGGCCCAACAATTCTGCTTCCTCCTGTCCACCCGAGCTGGGGGCCTGGGCATCAATCTGGCCACTGCTGACACTGTCATCATCTTTGATTCGGACTGGAACCCCCATAATGACATCCAG GCCTTTAGCCGGGCGCATCGGATTGGCCAGGCCAACAAAGTGATGATTTACCGGTTTGTGACTCGCGCGTCAGTGGAAGAGCGAATCACACAAGTGGCCAAGAGAAAGATGATGCTGACACACCTGGTGGTGCGGCCTGGGCTGGGCTCCAAGGCAGGCTCCATGTCCAAGCAGGAGCTTGACGACATTCTCAAATTTGGCACTGAAGAGCTGTTCAAGGATGAAAACGAGG GGGAGAACAAGGAGGAGGACAGCAGTGTGATTCATTATGACAATGAGGCCATCGCTCGGCTGTTGGACCGGAACCAGGATGCAACTGAGGACACTGACGTGCAGAACATGAATGAGTATCTCAGCTCCTTCAAGGTGGCACAGTACGTCGTGCGGGAAGAAGACAAG ATTGAGGAAATTGAGCGAGAGATCATCAAGCAGGAGGAGAATGTGGACCCTGACTACTGGGAGAAGCTGCTGAGGCATCACTATGAGCAACAGCAAGAAGACCTAGCCCGGAATCTAGGCAAGGGCAAGCGGGTTCGCAAGCAAGTTAACTACAATGATGCTGCTCAGGAAGACCAAG ACAACCAGTCAGAGTACTCGGTGGGTTcagaggaggaggatgaagactTCGATGAACGTCCTGAAG GGCGTAGACAGTCAAAGAGGCAGCTCCGGAATGAGAAAGATAAGCCACTGCCTCCACTGCTGGCCCGAGTCGGGGGCAACATTGAG GTGCTGGGCTTCAACACCCGTCAGCGGAAGGCTTTCCTCAATGCTGTGATGCGCTGGGGGATGCCACCACAGGATGCCTTCACCACGCAGTGGCTGGTGCGGGACCTGAGGGGCAAGACTGAGAAGGAGTTTAA GGCCTATGTGTCTTTGTTCATGCGCCATCTGTGTGAGCCTGGGGCAGACGGCTCTGAAACCTTTGCCGATGGGGTCCCTCGGGAGGGACTGAGTCGCCAGCAGGTGTTGACCCGCATTGGAGTCATGTCTCTCGTCAAAAAGAAG GTGCAAGAGTTTGAGCACATCAATGGGCGTTGGTCAATGCCGGAACTGATGCCTGACCCCAGCGCCGACTCTAAGCGCTCCTCCAGAGCCTCCTCTCCTACCAAAACATCTCCCACCACTCCTGAGGCTTCTGCTACCAACAGTCCCTGCACCTCTAAACCTG CTACTCCAGCTCCAAGTGAGAAAGGAGAAGGCATAAGGACACCTCTTGAGAAGGAGGAAGCTGAAAACCAGGAGGAAAAGCCAGAGAAGAACAGCAGAATTGGggagaagatggagacagag GCTGATGCCCCGAGCCCAGCCCTATCACTTGGGGAGCGGCTGGAGCCAAGGAAGATTCCTCTAGAGGATGAGGTGCCAGGGGTGCCTGGAGAGATGGAGCCTGAACCTGGGTACCGTGGGGACAGAGAGAAGTCAG CCACAGAGTCGACGCCAGGAGAAAGGGGGGAGGAGAAGCCGTTGGATGGACAGGAACACAGGGAGAGGCCGGAGGGGGAAACAGGGGATTTGGGCAAGAGAG AAGATGTAAAAGGTGACCGGGAGCTTCGACCAGGGCCTCGAGATGAGCCACGGTCCAATGGGCGACGagaggaaaagacagagaagCCCCGGTTCATGTTCAATATCGCAGATGGTGGCTTCACAG AGCTTCACACACTGTGGCAGAATGAGGAACGGGCAGCTATTTCCTCGGGGAAACTCAATGAGATCTGGCACAGAAGACATGACTACTGGCTTCTGGCTGGGATTGTCCT CCATGGCTATGCACGGTGGCAGGACATCCAGAATGATGCTCAATTTGCCATTATCAACGAGCCATTTAAAACTGAAGCCAATAAGGGGAACTTTCTGGAGATGAAAAATAAGTTCCTGGCCCGGAGGTTCAAG CTCCTGGAGCAGGCGCTGGTGATTGAGGAGCAGCTGCGGCGGGCGGCCTACCTGAACCTGTCGCAGGAGCCGGCGCACCCCGCCATGGCCCTCCACGCCCGCTTCGCCGAGGCCGAGTGCCTGGCCGAGAGCCACCAGCACCTCTCCAAGGAGTCGCTGGCGGGGAACAAGCCGGCCAACGCCGTCCTGCACAAGG GCCTTCCCCCCGGGTCCCTACGCTACACCTCCGGGGTACGGGGCGGCCTTCAGCGCCGCACCCGCAGGGGCCCTGGCCGCCGCAGGCGCCAATTACAGCCAGATGCCTGCAGGGTCCTTCATCACAG CCGCCACCAACGGCCCTCCAGTGCTggtgaagaaggagaaggaaatggtGGGGGCATTGGTGTCAGATGGGCTGGATCGGAAGGAGCCCCGAGCCGGGGAGGTGATCTGTATAGACGACTGACTGGATCCCAGGCCTGCCCTTCACCCAGGCCCCGTCCACGAGGCCGACCCCCAGCTCAAGCGCTGGGGCCTGCTGCCAGCCCTCCACCTTCCCCACCCCTTGGGCCATCACTGGGCTAG